The Pseudochaenichthys georgianus unplaced genomic scaffold, fPseGeo1.2 scaffold_529_arrow_ctg1, whole genome shotgun sequence genome segment gcgacccgaccacggataagcgggagaagatggatggatatatatatatatagaacattttaacattattatatgcttacctttaacctttgtgtgctgtttgggtctgtgggatccgttttcagtgtttactaaaagaaaatgttgcaatttaattattttaacctgctttatttaggAATGGatctcaaatcctctaggggggacctcacctcctataggggggtccgtgggtatgcacccccgggaagatttttgagtgaaatgcatcaatctggtgaactttgagagcaacattaatttatggatacagctctcaacactcagatgaaagggagctgtatacttttcaatgatccaaacatctttagaatatgatcacaaccaataacaaatcatttaaactggtgtattcttatcttatgttacctagttagcattctttctttttatttatgcatattttactaatcactctttTTAACTGTTTTgattttttactgtcctataatacacattggaatgacttcttactttattttttacaaatatatttaatagataaaggtgttctctctctctctctctctctctctctctctctctctctctctctctctctctctctctctctctctctctctctctctctctctctctctctctctctctctctcgctcacagaggctgtgtgctcctccgtgtcgatgacggcttgcgttaaaaaataataataaacatatttgtaaagaggGGGGACACAAACGCGATTTTGAAAAGTGGGGGGTGACATGTAATATGGACAGAATCTCCTCAGGGTTAGGGACGAAACACAAAACTagagtaaaacataactaaacctaacatatctgtcgagtcacaacataAAGAAGTTATTGCAGAGTTCTGGAGAGGCAGCTGGGGGGCCTGTGTTGGTGGAGTTGAGAAGGCGGTTGATAGTGGAGAATAAGGTTCTAGAATTGTTTTTGCTGTTGTCTATTATTGACGAGTAGTATGCAGAGCGGGCGTTTTTTAGAGCAGTAGCATAGGCACTTTGGTGTTCTCTGAAGGCCAGTAGGTGGACGGCGAGAGCCTGCTTCTACCATAGTCTCTCCAACTGACGACTGCAGGTTGTCATGCGTCGGAGGTCATCCGTGAACCAGGGGGAGGACCGTTGGAAAGTAGCTTTCCTCCTTTTTTCCGGAGCAAGGATGTTGAGCGTGGTGGTCATGGTGTCGTTGTAGAGCTCAATCATGTCGTCGGGGGAAAACGAACGGAGATCAGTTGAGAGGTTTGGTGTTATGGATTTGAGAAAAAGTGGAGTGTCCAGATTATGGATGTTTCGGTACTTCATGACTCTCTCAGTGGGGGGTGGCTGGTTGGAGGATTGGATTGTCAGCGTTAGGGAGGTAGCCTTATGGTCAGTCACTCCAAGATCAGAGATGTTTAGGTCTGATGCAGGTATGTTTCTGTTGATGATGAGGTCAAGTGTGTGACCATGATTGTGGGTGGACCCATGTACATGTTGTGCCAGATCCAGGGCAAAAAAGTGATGTGCACCCCTGGTTATAACATTAACATAGATTATAATGAAGCACGTACAGACAGAGACAGCCTCTCAGTGAACATGAAGCTGTGATGCTGCTTTTATCACCAACTTTCGTCCTCCATGGAGCTCATTATACACCAACTTTACTGTGTCACATGTCAGAGCACAAATACATTCatacatttgaataatgtaAGAAACCTATCTTTAATTTTTTGTTCTGTTAACccatttttaaaaatgtaaagtatttTTTATGGATTGCTGTCAGAATCCAACCAGTTTAGCTCCAACTTCACATTGGATGGCTTATCAGCTCTTAGAGGGGAATACAGCGGGACTGAGGCGCTGTTGTGTTCAAAATTCCAGGAAAGAACAACTTCTAAGTTTAACTATTTATTATAAGAGAGCAACATATATATTTTCACTTGGCCAAGGACTCCGTCCGGTCACAGAAATCACAGGCAGCAAAGGCTGTAATCTGTCTGTCTATTTCCGGAAAGAGTCCCTGAAAGTCGTGCGTCAATACATTTGATCACACAGGGCGTTGCCCGTACATTTATGATTGGTCAAGACTAGCTGAAGAGATACCGTGGTTTAGACTTGGTTCTCTTTGGTTGGTGCACAGACTTAGAAAAAAGTCTCTTGGCAACACGATCCTCCAATCAGCATTCAGCCGGCCTGTGGAAGTCCCTCCCTACTCTGTCGCCATCATACGTCATTTGTTTTCGCTAAAGCTGCTTTGCAGACAGATAGTGGAATCCTCCATTTACGCTGCTTCCTAGCTGTGCGTGGGAGTGGAGCTCACCCGAAGCTTAAGGCCGGAGCGATGTCCTGTTCTGACTGCCTCTTTCTATTCTTCCAGTGTCTCACCTGACCTTGCTACTttagcagggacgtgcacaggtacgggctaatgttgcccgggcaacggcccgttTGCCATTTTtgtctgacctgcccctctggagagagtgagagggtttttttttcttttctgttgTGGCCCTATGGTTGTGGCCGAATAAACATGATAGGCCTatgcccacaattagtattgtagcgtctcgctgAGGGAAACACACCGGAagtcagcgctgtcatctgcccccagtaacgtgactttgtttacaatctaACGGCTGGAAGCAAAGGCCTCATGGTGATCAGACCAAATGCCCGCCTGGCTTTGGTGGCCAATCCCCGGGTCAATCTGTCCCCGTTTTTAAATATGATTTTAAGACCACCTCTAGtgtcggattttggaaaattgattttgagttttctcatggcagttagagtataggggaccaaccaggggactttacttcctcttgacaccgtcggttatttacaaaaaaacacctaaatatacttgttgttgtgcttctgtctttctgtgtcgtttcatctgtaaactccctcaccgctcgctctcttttcttgatcgccctctcacggagaacacttcactttcccgcttcattgtaggatttctgcaatgtctctacttcagtttgaccatctctgttattaagtgatggaatactagataaataagtaattagataccttaccgttactgcgcacataaagaatgataagaataataataatgcgtgttgaactggtttcattaatgaaagtaagtgagtttatttaaggtaattagttagaagccctattttatcagcaTGTCTGcccagcagttacaatggtcaaactacattaaaacagaattgtccacattatttctttaatagttactaacattagataattttaatgagatatggaccgcaaaacaaaagatatccctggttttcatttaaaggagacctatcatgctatatttaaatgatatagtgtatgaccatacctatatatgaaatatacctatataaggtatatttatacattttatttttcaaaataccaaacagatcattttttagacatgcctcgtttcgctcattttcactctattccaagcccgtctttgaaaattctgagcagcagctgaccacgcccccctgcagctgaccacgcccccctgcagaagagcaggcatgagccggcgagagtcacgttaccatgcttgctgtgattacgagtgtggaataaacatgtcatctcagagcaatgcatgtgttcaagcatactattaatttgatccagaaactgaccctgaagcagcggaggttttggtggaggttcaaaaatctcggttgcagcaggacgtttctgaatggttagctgacaagctgttgtccctatttattttactctgttacgatgcttgctccttattccgttcatattttggctaattagcaagaatgcaatgtgtacagtttgtaacgcaaacacagcgatatatatatttataaagggagacattcatattttcagcatatatacaatggcctcattgcgtttattaatagtttacagtccttttcttccaacatcctgcaacaaccgttggaaagttcaaTAACTTAgggtgataaaaagtataactccaacaacacctcagttgtcagcaatgtgtgtagtttcatgtgtttttaaaagctcagttattgacttctttgtgcaaattgcgccacgatgccttctgaacggagaatgtgtgctgcatggagataccacaggtaacatttttgatagcttcactaagttgtctgtttagagaatacatttttcacatgtcattcaatatatgtttatcacaatgtgtcaagacggatgcagtaacttgaggactctgtaacctgtatggtggaccatcctggattggagcctgtgtgcctaaatatGTTCTCCATCcagaatgcgttgaatatttacagagctgaacatggtggcctacagttgaggcaaatagagcagtgagtggtttgtttgtttgtttgttttgactgaaattgtaaaacgaatgctaatattgtacatggaaataaatactggtgtatggctttatgcaatatttcattctgtcattgtacatgtactattatattatatactacacagcaatggcataacacacccatgtgtacgacaaaaaaagtccacacacaaccttatgccttttgaaatcagaatattctttaccaatccaaacatgaataatcacgacacatttgatatcaactcggaactttattgtcaaaatcaacggttctttgaacccataaaaaaaaactaaatgtagcctacttgtattttgtataaatgacactaaatatttttacagaagctttgtgagctggtgctggggcttccttggacgcaggatcagagtggtgtttccggcctgcgttgtcctcaggatacgcagggagtttcctgatccgtgaaatgtcgatgttgggttcagacagcagccaaattgaaccgtgtagcatacccggcgatgacctcctccctgtcaggtcgctcataatggtgcagggtccacaaagacttggtcgaagatgaggtccatcaagttggccacgtagggctgtgcaatgttaaaaaaagcacaacaaaaaaatgtggtttagattagtatatgcatgtaaaaaactgaaagttttttctaatttttttattttatatttgtaaatagttgtataataaatattttaaacacttacggaatgtggggtcagtctttactgggtttgctctgcattctcccttcctggcctttgggaactgcagtttatacagagggtttccagtggatgatagtggcttgtgcacgctcagcgttttcattgtagtgcagggctgccaggtacagtctttcatttccgccatgataaaaaaaaatgtaaataatagcaaaggatgtacaaattgtcagtaattagtaagtatgtgaggtgctggcctgtaaagaagaacacatagttagaacaaaatcatctcaacttagtattcaggatgagaaaatactatttggataaatatagtctgaaatcccaaaagatggggctaaaactctctatttagcaaagctctttgcttagccttttccaatctgagttagttttgaaccgtaacgtgcatgctgtgtttctgactcaatacaggtgatgtgttggagaggggctgagctcagtagactgactgtaatgagtgctagccacttttacaattagcctgttgctagaggtaaggccttgtcaacaacaacagaccaacggggctttagctcagttttacacgtgatgtgtgtgtcccctcgcatacatacagtgttgtatcctaacacacccccatttatattcatgtgcgcaaacaagtaaacacacaaaagcttttacatataacgctgcaaaaaatagcatgtctcattagcgtagcgtagcttagcttacagatcgatgatatctgatcgttcttacagactccAATCACAaacgcttttacatataactctGGAAAAAGGCACTTAcatacagaagattacgtttgttattataacttactcaatatgattttagaggatacaaaatactaataaataggagaataaatacttgtgttatcgactagggcgtggctttacagccttcacacggATCGCctttacggcagtatgtctgaacatgttagcaaatgtctgataattaaaaaagacaaagcaaagactgcggagcgtaaaaaatgaaataaaatgttacaaaaacatataaacacctaacagattactatttgggtttgaggtgacattgatacggcgaagctacatgctacatgctacatatacaagctagagatagctttatcaggaaaaacaccgctaaataaaaacttacagcttcaaaattggatgtgtcctcactggcctggtcccgggtggttggtattgatcccgggtttagcattactttggaggcatatccgtgttggacttgagagaagttcataaacatgtccgtggtaaaatgtttggaacacacaaacagaaatctgccctggtcttctggcacatgtcccttgtaaatgaagtctagccacagattcatttatttttccactgatggcattgcatgcagtcccctgtcccgagtcttgcagccaacaacagcacaacgtttaactggcttagacatcctggcaagagcaggcaaaaatacagatgtgactggggttgattatttagcctgccgatagcctatatgcgaatgagaggtttggcaatgcacgtggccgtggctcattcccctgataggtggagagttgaccaataagcggagcacctcTTTGTGATgtagaaaagtgttgaaatctggatccgtttttttcagatccgttgcagcccccttttttagagatttggcgaaggaggaaaatagagagggttgtgttttctgacacttggtgagttccctggaacaccggggacacatattcatgtataaaggacgtacaaaggtgcattttgcatgataggtcccctttaattcaagtcactgaatgcaagtacttgccttagcttattttgttatgagatgatgatgtgaattactgttcaaattagttaatgtaataatcgtttggttattttatgcatagcctaatgttacatttctgtgcttaagaatgccttcaagaggagactgaagcagagagagagagagatctgaaGGAGGCAGCTAAAAGGACTGCAACTTTGCAGAGCTGGATAAAAGATGCCAGCAGGGCAGCTTCAGGTGAAGCCCTGTGATTATGTCAAGCAACTACATACATTGGAGTACACTAATACAACCAATCAGTGATAAATGCAAAGCCTGTGTCTGTGCTGAGAGAAGTTCATGTTCTGTTGGGGGCTAACCCCAAGCCTCCAGTTCAGAGCACATTTGAGAGGCTGAACTGAACACAGGCTGAATAACGAATATAGCAGTTGGACATAAAAGTCAACTGAGTGTCACTTGCAATGAGTGATGTGTTCTTATTTCATTAACCTTTTACATTAACAACAAGTTCGAATTTTCAAaaggtcttgtgttttttttcgggaggggaggccctttttcagtttagagcaatagcccctccaaatgtctgtgcacgtccctgtacTTTCGTATTGCAAGCTAAAAATGTCTATTTATCCCAAAGTCACAGCAACATAAAATGAGCACAATAAGTGTATAAGGTAATAATAAGAATCTGTCTTTCTAATGTTATATAAGAATAGCCTCCACAGCAATCAAACAGTGTTGGGGTCAGCTGTCTCTGCGACACCTCAGCAGCCTCTTCACATGCGTGAACACCTCCTTTAACTTCAGTCCGTACACCACGGGGTTCAGTACAGTGGGTACTAGCATCATCAGGATGGAGGTGATGAGGGTGGAGTCAGATTCTCTGTTACTCTGCAGGCGGCGGAGCAGCAGATCTAAGCAGACGCTGATGGAATAGTTAAAGAAGACGAGCAGGTGAGGAAGACAGGTTTGTAGAGCTTTGCTGCTGAAGCTACGTGAGCGCCGCAGACAGATGAAGAGTATCCTAGCGTAGGAGAAGAGCACGAAGGCGGCAGGCAGGAATATGATAACTGCTGTGAACAGCAGACCAAATATTCCACTCAGCTGCGCTTCAGCACCACCGCAGCTCAGGCTCACAATGCTGTAGATAATGCAGTAGACCCTGTTGATCTGCGCCCTGCAGAGCGGTAAGCGGCTCGCCAGCAGCGTTGTGACTCCCCCTCCAATGAAGGGCAGCAACCAGCAGAGAAGCAGCATCAGCACCACCTTGGCAGGAGTTACCAGCACAGCGTAGTGCATCGGGTGGCAGATAGACAGGTAGCGGTCAAAGGCCATGGCTGACAACAGCATGAAGCTAGCTCCACCAAGAGAGGAAACAAAGAAACCCTGGCACAGACACAAAGTCCGGGACACCTGCACCAAGCCGGCGCCGGACAGCAACAGGTCTGACAGAAGTTTGGGATAAGTCAGTGTGCTGACTATGAGAGAGTTCAGCAGAACTGATGCCACGAAGGCAAACATGGGCCGGTGAAGAGCTCGCTGCGAACAGATGATATAAATCACCAGAGAGTCACTGAACAACACGAAGAGGTACAGAAACAAAAACACGAAGAATAAGAGCGAGCTGTGGCCAGACAGCGAGGAGAAACCGACCAGCGTCAGGGACGAGGTCACGTTAAACCCTGCTGACGTCATGAGGAGACCCCAATAAACAACACGCTGTGACCTcaggtcaacaacaacaacaacaacaacaacagcaataAGTCAGAGCTAACCAACCTGTTGAtattatttatgaaaacatttaaataaaggatataacATTAGTTTATATCACATTGACATATACAGTAGGAAAAATGAAACTGGAATATTTAGAacacacatttatttaacattcatatttaaaatgtgtattcATAGAATATGAATTCACAGTTAATTAATCAGATACTAAAATATCTGCTTTAACATTAATGTATAAGTAAATGATAAATATCTATCATGAATCAGAAACAGGCGAAAGCATCATCGCAATGAACACGAAACATGAGGAGAAGCAGACCTGAATCCACCTGTGTTTAACAGGTGGATTCAGGTCTGCTTCGGTCGTTATTATCGACAATTTAAaggatatttatatataattaatCATGAACACACAGAAAC includes the following:
- the LOC117443063 gene encoding olfactory receptor 6N2-like, with amino-acid sequence MTSAGFNVTSSLTLVGFSSLSGHSSLLFFVFLFLYLFVLFSDSLVIYIICSQRALHRPMFAFVASVLLNSLIVSTLTYPKLLSDLLLSGAGLVQVSRTLCLCQGFFVSSLGGASFMLLSAMAFDRYLSICHPMHYAVLVTPAKVVLMLLLCWLLPFIGGGVTTLLASRLPLCRAQINRVYCIIYSIVSLSCGGAEAQLSGIFGLLFTAVIIFLPAAFVLFSYARILFICLRRSRSFSSKALQTCLPHLLVFFNYSISVCLDLLLRRLQSNRESDSTLITSILMMLVPTVLNPVVYGLKLKEVFTHVKRLLRCRRDS